CGGACGCCAGCCGGGGCGGACGCCAGTATAGCTCAGTGGTAGAGCAGCGGTTTTGTAAACCGTTGGTCGGAGGTTCAAATCCTCTTACTGGCTCCAGCGTCACAAGCCCGCGGTTGCCAACCCGCCACTTCATGAACCGCCGTCAATTCTTCGAACGCTCCGCGACCGCGATCGCCGCGACACTCGCGCCCCCCACGCTCTCGCCCGCAGCGCCCGCCAGCGCAGCGCCGGTGGTCGACACACATCTGCATTGCTTCGCGGGGAAGGACGACGCGCGCTTCCCGTATCACGAGCGCGCGCCGTATCGCCCCGAGAAATCCGCCACACCCGAGCATTTGCTCAAGTGCATGGACGGCGCGGGTGTGGACTTCGCGGTCATCGTGCATCCGGAGCCGTATCAGGACGACCATCGATATCTCGAACACTGCCTCGCCGTCGGTGGGCGGCGCCTCAAGGGCACGTGCCTGTTGTTCGCGGACAAGCCCGGCTCCGTGGACGCCCTCTCAGCGCTGGCGAGGCAACTTGGCGACAGGCTCGTCGCGGCGCGCATCCACGCGTATGCGCCGGACCGGCTGCCGCCCCTGGGCAAGCCCGAGCTGCGCGCGTTCTGGCGCGCGGCCGCGGATGCGGGGCTGATGGTCCAGCTCCATTTCGAGCCGCGCTACGCCGCGGGGTTCGAGCCGCTCATCGAGGAGTTCAAGCAGACGCGCGTGATCATCGACCATCTCGGCCGGCCGCTGCAGGCGACGATCGAGGAACACGCGCGCGTCGTGCGCTGGTCGCGTTTCCCGAACACCGTGATGAAGATCTCGTCGCTCCCCGAGCCCGCGCAGTATCCGCACCGAGACGTGCGGCCGATTGTCCGGCAGATCGCGGACGCGTTCGGCGCGGACCGGCTCATCTACGGCGGCGGCTTCGGCGAAGACGCCACGCCAGCATCCTATCGCGGGTATCGGGAGAAGGTGGCCGCGTTGCTCGGGCACCTGCCCCCGGCGGACATTGCGAAGGTGCTCGGCGGCACCGCGGCGCGGTTGTATGGCTTCGCGGGTCGCGCGGCGCGTTGAGCGCCTGCACGCGCCGGCGGGCTTGCCTTCGGCCGCGGCCGCGCCTACAACCGCGCATCCCGTGAATCACCGAATCCGCGACCGCATCCAACTCCCCATGAACACCGCCGCCCCGTCCATGAATCGCCGCCACTTCATCAAGTCCTCCAGCGCCATCGGCGCGATGGTCGCCGCGGGCACGCCGCCCGCCGTCTTCGCACAGGGCAGCCCCGGCGAGCGACTCGTCGTGGGCGTCATCGGCTTGAGCCGGGGGCTCGCGCACGTCAGCGGGCATCTCGGTGTGAAGAACGTCGAGGTCGGCTACGTGTGCGATGTGGACAAGAACCGCGCCGCGGGCGGGCTCAAGGCCGTGTCGGGCAAGCAGGAGCGCGAGGCAAAGTCCGTCGGCGACTTCCGGCGCATCCTTGAGGACAAGTCGGTGGACGCCGTGTCGATCGCGATGCCGAACTTCTGGCACGCCATCGCGGCGATCATGGCGATCCAGGCCGGCAAGCACGTGTATGTCGAGAAGCCCGGCTCGCATAATCCGTGGGAAGCCGAACAGTTGGTCGCAGCGGCCGCGAAACACAACCGCAAGGTGCAGATGGGCAACCAGCGCCGCAGCTACCCGAACGTGATCGAGGGCATCCAGAAACTCCGCGAGGGCGCCATCGGCCGCGTGCTCTTCAGCCGCACCTGGTATAACAACGCGCGCCGCGACATCAAGAAAGGCAAGCCCGCGCCGGTGCCGGACACGCTCGACTGGACGCTCTGGCAGGGACCGACACCCGAGCGCCCTTACAAGGACAACCTCCATCCCTACAACTGGCACTGGCACTGGCACTACGGCGGCGGCGAGCTGGCGAACAACGGCATCCACGCGCTCGACGTCTCGCGCTGGGGCCTCGGCGTGGACTACCCGCGGCGCGTCACCTTTCTCGGCAGCCGCTACCACTTCGACGATGACCAGGAGACGCCCGACACCGGTTCCGCGGTGTTCGACTTCGGCAAATCCGGCGCGTCGTGGGACGACAGCTCGTGCAATGCGCGCAAGGGCGAGAAGATCCCATTCGTCTCATTCTACGGCGACGGCGGCTCGATGATCATGACCGGCGGCAACGACTACACCATCTTCGACATGGACGGGAAGGAAGTGTCGAAGAAGACCGGCGGCCCCGGCGGCGGCGACCTGCCGCACTTCCAGAATTTCGCCGACGCCATCCGCAAGAACACGCCGCTCAACTCGCCGATCGTCGAGGGACAGAAGAGCACGATGCTCTGCCACCTCGGCAACATCGCGCTGCGCAGCGGCACCGTGTTGAACGTGGACCCGAAGACCGGCCGCATCCTCAACAACCCCGAGGCGCAGAAGTTCTGGAAGCGCGAGTACCGCCCCGGCTGGGAGCCAAAGGTCTAGGCCGGTCGCGCCACCCACTTGTAAGCCGCGCGCGCGTTCGCTGAGAAAAACCGGGCGGCTGCGCTCGATCCCTTCGCGGTGAAGTAATCGAGCACGACCTGTTGCACGGTCGCGCAACTGGCGAATCGTTCGCTCACGGGCCAGTTGCTGCCGTAGATGAGCCGCATGGCGCCGAAGCGCTCCCACACGGCGTCGAGCACGGGGCGGTAGAATTCCACATCGCGCGGCGCGGTGCCGTCGGTGCGGCCGGTGCCCTCGACGAGCGCGGAAACTTTGCAAAAGACCTTCGGATGCCGCGCGCAGGCGTCCATGCCGCGGAGCCAGTCGGCAGGCGGCGCCTTGCCGTCAATCTTCACGTTGGCGACGTGGTTGATGACGATCCGCAACCCCGGCAACGCGGCGGCAAGCCGGTCGGCGGCCGCGAGGAGCGCCGGGCCGCCGTTCAAGTCGAGTTCGAGGTCGTGCTCGACGAGCAGCGCAAGGTCGGCGAGTTTCGCCGGGTCGGCGAGCGACTTCACCACGCGCGGGTGCACGATGCGGATGCCCCGAAAGAGCGGGTTGGTCGCGAAGCGCTTCAACCCCGCGCGAAACTCCGCCGAGTCCTCGGGAAGGTTTCCGACGAACCCGACGATGAACGGGTCCTTCGCGGCGAGGTCGAGGATGAACTGGTTGTCCTCAATCCACGGGCTGGCTTCGACGACGACCGTGCCCGTCACCCGACGCGGCTGGGGCAACGCGCGATAATCCTTCGGCAGGACAGTGCGGTAGAGGAGCGGGTCGTTCCTGCCCGGCCACGGCACGCCCTGCGGCCGGGCCGGGTCGTAGAAGTGCGTGTGGGTGTCGATCAGCGGTCCGGTGACTTCCGGGACTGAAATGGTTGCGCAGCCGGCGGCACTTGCCGCGGCTGCAGCCCAGACGCCCGAGAGAAACTCACGTCGCGTGGTTTTCATCCGGTGCGGGAGAGGCGGTGCAACGGGGCTTCGACTCATTCAGCCGGTTCGCGAAGGGTCGTGGCCCTTCGCGCGGAGGGAGGACCAGCGTCATCGTGTGCCGCAGCGCCGGATCGTCCTCGATGACCAGTATTTTTCGCCTGGGCTTCGGGATGCTCGGAGTGCGCATGGGTTTGGAAGACCCGGCCACCTTTCGCCGCGTGTTCCCTTCGCCGCATCATTGAACGGGGCGAAGACGATTTCAACCGAGAAAACCGCCGGCCGGTTTTCGCACGGGCTAGGCCGTGGCCGCCCGTGGTTTTTTCTTCGCGCCCGGCGGGACCGCGTTTACAACTCCCGCATCATGGCACGCAAACTCTCGTCCATCGCGCCCGACTGGTGGGATTACACGACGCTCGATTCCGGCATCATCGCCGCGGCCGCCAAGCTCACGGTGGAGAAGTTGCAACGGCTCACCCGCCCCGGATTCAAGGTCGTGCTCTACGACACGCTCGAAGACTTCTACCTCGCCGAGGCGCTCGAATACATCACGGCGTGGAAGCAATCCACGCCCGACAACCCGGTCGGCATCTGCGGCCCCATCGGGCCGACCGAGCAGCTGCCGCTCGTCGCGCGCATCGTGAACGAACTCGGGCTGGGCATCCGCTCCGCGCACTTCTGGGGAATGGACGAGTGGTTCCTCGACGGACGCGAGACGCCCGTCTCGCATCCGCTGTCCTTCGAGAAGGCCGACCGCGAGATGTGCTTCAGCCGCATCCGCCGCGAACTCGTGATGCCGGATGCGAACCTGCACTTCCCCAAGGGCGACACGCGCGCCTACCGGGCGAGCTGGGACTCCGGCGTGCGTTGCGCCGTGATGCAAGGCGGGCAGGGCGACGTGAAACACTGGGCCTTCAACGACCCGCCCCGCCGCGCCGGCAAGTGGAAGCACTCGCCGCCGCCGCCCGCCGAGTATCGCAAACTCGCCACGCGCGTGGTCGACCTCCATCCGCTGACGGTCGCGCAAAACGCGCGCACATCCGGCGGCGGCAACATCTCGCTCGTGCCCACGCAGGCCATCAGCGTCGGCCCGGTCGAAACGTGGAAGGCGGAGAAAGTCTCCATCTGGCACGCCGGCACGCACGACAACCCGTTCGGCCAGCGGCTGACCGCGTTCATGATCTCGCAAAAGCTCCCCGACAGCTCCGTGCCGATGTCGCTGCTCGCGGACCATCCGAACGTGCAGTTCAACTACTACCGAGGCGGCATCGGAACGTGCGACGTGGAAATGCACTGACACGCGACCGCGGGGCGACGGGAAGAACTTGATGCTTCCGCGCCGCCAGCCGAACTCCTACGCTCGCCGCGATGTCGAAGCTGGTCATCGCCGGCCGCGAGTTTCGTTCGCGGCTCATCCTCGGCACGGGCAAGTTCTCCTCGCCCGTGGCCATGCGCGCCGCGCTGGACGCCAGCGGGTGCGAGCTTGTCACCGTCGCGCTGCGCCGCGCGGACCTCTCGGGCAAGGGCGACCCTTTCGCCAACATCCTCGATTTCATCGACCCGAAGCGCTACCTGCTCCTGCCCAACACCAGCGGAGCGATGACTGCGGACGAAGCCGTCCGGCTCGCCCGCCTCGCCGCCGCGGCCGGGCTGCCGAAGTGGGTGAAGCTCGAGATTCACCCCGACCCGCGCTACCTGCTGCCCGACCCGGTGGAGACGCTGCGCGGCGCCGAGTTGCTTGTGAAGGAAGGCTTCACCGTGCTCCCTTACATCAATGCCGACCCCGTGCTCGCGAAGCGGCTGCAGGACGCCGGCTGCGCGACCGTGATGCCGCTCGGCTCGCCCATCGGCTCCAACCGCGGCCTGCAAACCCGCGACCAGCTCCGCATCATCATCGAGCAAGCCACGGTCCCGGTCGTAGTGGATGCCGGCATCGGCGCGCCCAGCCATGCGGCCGAGGCCATGGAACTCGGCGCCGACGCCGTGCTCGTGAACACCGCGATTGCCGTGGCCGGCGACCCGTCAAGAATGGCCGCGGCGTTCAAGCTTGCGGTCGAGGCCGGGCGCGGGGCGTTTGAAATCGGCCTTGCCGCGCAGCAGCTCACCGCGGGCGCCACGAGCCCGATGACAGCCTTCCTCGACACGCCATGAAGCGCCGCGTCCACACGATCAGCGTTCCGCGCGTCCGCCGCCTGCTCGCCGCGGGCGCGCGCGCGCGGGTGCTCGTGGTGGGCGACGTGATGCTCGACCAGTTCATCTGGGGCCGGGTGTCGCGCATCTCGCCGGAGGCCCCGGTGCCGGTGGTGGAGTTCGAGCGCGAGAGTTTCATGCCCGGCGGCGCGGCCAACGTCGCGCGCAACCTCACCGCGCTCGGCGCGACGGCGGAACTTTTCGGCGTGACCGGGCACGATGCCGGCGCGCGGCAGTTGCTCGGCCTGCTGGGCGAGCAACGGGTCGGCTGCGGCGGGCTGCTCCCCGTGGCCTCACGCATCACGACCAAGAAGATCCGTGTGATCGCGCACCATCAGCACGTGGCGCGCGTGGATCGCGAGTCGCGTGAGGAACTGGACGCGAAAGCCGCCCGCCGGTTGTTGGAGGCTGCCGCCGAGGCCGTGCCTGATTCGGACGCCGTGATCGTGGGCGATTACGGCAAAGGCGTGGTGACGCAGTCGCTGCTGGACGGGTTGCGGCGCGTGTGCAAGGCGCGCGGCGTGTGGCTGAGCCTCGACCCGAAGCCCGTGCATCACCTCGACCTGCGCGGGCTCTCGCTCGTGACGCCAAACCGAAAGGAGGCGTTCGAACTCGCGGGCGTCCCCCAGTCCCCACGCGACATTCCGCCGCTCGAGGATGAGGCGCTGCTCGGCGTCGGCGACAAGCTGCTGCGCGATTTGCAGTGCGCGCTGCTGCTCATCACGCTGGGCGAGCACGGCTTGCTGCTCTGCCAGCGCGGGCAGCGGCCGTTCCATGTCGGCACGATGGCCCGGGAGGTCTTCGACGTGTCGGGCGCGGGCGACACGGTGATCGCCACGTTCACGCTCGCCATCGCCGCGGGCGCCTCGCCGGTCGAGGCGGCGCTTCTCGCGAACCACGCCGCGGGCGTCGTGGTCGGCAAGGTCGGCACCGCCACGGTCACTCCTGCGGAATTGGCGGACAGCTTTCGCCGCGAGCCATGAAGGCTGTCTTCCTCGACCGCGACGGCACGCTGATCGTGGACCGGAACTATCTGAGCGACCCGGCGCAAGTCGAGATGCTGCCCGGCGTGCCGCAGGCATTGAAGAGGCTGCAAGACGCGGGCTTCCTGCTCATCATCGTCACCAACCAGTCTGGCATCGGCCGCGGTTACTACTCGGAGGCGGACATGCACCGCGTCAACGCACGGCTGGTCGCCGCCTTGGAGGGCGACGGCGTGCGTTTCACGAAGGTTTACTTCTCGCCCGAAGCTCCCGAGGCGCCGAGTCGCGGCCGGAAACCGTCGCCGGCATTCCTGCACGATGCGCGGGACGAGTTCGGCGTGGACCTTGCGCGGAGCTACATGGTGGGCGACAAGCCCATCGATGTGCAGTGCGGCTGGAACGCGGGCGTGCGGCGCAGTCTGCTCGTGCGCACCGGCTACGGCGCGCAGACGGAGCGTGACTTCACCGGCCCGCGCCAGTCGCTCGTGGTGGTGGACGACTGCGCCGCCGCGGCGGATTGGATTCTCGCGGACGCCGCGGCGTGACGCGGGTTTTGCTGCTTGGCACGCCCTGCGGCGCGCACTAGACTGCGACCATGAAGTTCCTGATGCGGCTGCTGACTGCGGCGCTTGTTCTCGTTGCCGAGGCTTGGGCGCAGCCCGTTCGCATCGAGGTGGACGCGCCACAGGCTGTCTTTCTCTCCGGGGAGACGGTGCAACTCCTCGTCCGCATCAAGAACGCGTCCGGGCGTCGGCTCCATTTCGGCGACGACCCGGAGTGGCTGAGGTTTTCGCTGTCCACGCAGGATCGCAAGCAGGTGCCGAAGCTCCGTGCGCTGGATGTCTCGAGCGAGTTTGACCTGGAGCCGGGCTTCGAGGGAATCCGCAAGGTGGAAGTCACGCCCGCCTACGACTTGAATGCCACGGGCTTTTACACAGCCACGGCCACGGTCCGCGTGCGCGAACTCGGCGTCGAACTCACCAGCCCGGTTCCCTTCCGCTTCGAGGTCGTGCGCGGCTTGCGCCTTTGGGAGGCGGAATTCGGCGTGCCCCCGCGTGCGGGTGAGGCGGCGGCGGCGCCCGAGACGCGCCGGTTTGCGATCATCCAGTTGCGGATGGCCGACCAGATCCGCCTCTATTACCGGCTCGCGGATGCTTCGGACCAAAACCCGATCCGCGCCGTGTCGCTCGGGACTTACGTTGCGTTCGCCGCCCCCGAGGCGCAGATGGATCGCTACAGCAACCTCCACGTGCTCTACCAATCCTATCGCCGCTCGTTCACGCATTGCATCGTGACGGCGGACGGCGAACTCATCGGCCGCGCGACCTACGACTTCGGCAACTCGCGTCCGATCCTCAAACTCGACGAACGCGATCGCGTGGTCGTCTCCGGCGGCTTGCGCTTGGTCTCCACGAACGACCTTCCTCCCTACGACCCGCGGATGTTTCCGAAGCCGCCGCCACCGCAGGCGCCCGTCACGGGGCCGCCCACGAAGGACGACGAGAAGAAGGCCTCAACGAAGAAAGAACCTGTCGGGATCAAGCCCAAGAAGTGAAGCGGGCCCGAGGCGCGCCCATTCGGCCGCGCCGGCGTCGCGCCAAAGCGCCGCGGAGCCGGATTTCCGAAGCACCCTCACCGGCAACCGAACCGCTCGCGCGGGCGCAAACTCCACGCGCAAAAGAATCCCGCCGCTGGATGCGTGAGGCTGGCGCATGACGGCTCGGGATTTCACGCGACGTGACGGTGCGCGGCGACCGCGCCGGGCGAGTGGAATTGAAGAATCTTGCCCACCGCGCCCGCGAGCGACGGCACGACAAAATCATGATGCCCGCCGCCGTTCCACGGGGAACGGATGAGGACCGACGTGCAACCCGCGACTTCCGCGGCGGCGGCGTCCTGCCACTTGTCGCTCACCATGAAGCACCGGTCCATGTCGAGGTGCCACTTGAAGGCGGCCTCGATGAGCAACCCGGTGCGGGGCTTGCGGCAGGGACAACGGTCCGATTCCTCGTGAGGGCACACGAGCAGGTCATCCAGCGGCAACAGACGGCGCAGGCGGTCGTGCATCAGGTCCATCTCGCGCCGTGGCAGGAGCCCCTGCGAGACGAGGGGTTGATTCGTTGTCACGACCAGGACAAACCCAGCCGCCTTCAGTTGCTGGAGCGGGGCAGCGACCTCGGCGCGCACGCGAAACTCGTCGAACGTCAGCGGCGGCAACTGCTGGCCGCGGACGGTCTGCACTTCGTTGAGCACTCCATCCCGTTCAAAGAAGACAGCGGCTTTCATGGCTGAGAAACCAGCACAACGCTGGCCGCCCGCCGATGGACGTCCCGAAATCGGGTGAAGACCCGACTTCACTTTGCACCGGCCGCGATCCTTGCCGCGCCGCCTCCGTCCGCCTAGTGTCGGACACGACGCATGACCGACGCGCTTCAACGCTACGACGACGCGATGTTTGCCTTCAGCCAGGGCGACTACGATGCGTGCATCATGCTGTTGCGGGAAATCCTCGCGGCCGACCCGGCGCACTTCGACGCCCAACTCGCGCTTGGCATGGCGCTCTACCGCAAAGGCGACCTCCCCTCGGCCATCGCCGAGGGGCACAAGGCCGAGAAGCTCCGCCCCGCCGAGCAACTGGTCCACACCAACCTCTCGCTCTTCTACATGAAGTCCGGCAACAAGCTGACCGCGGAACATCATGGCTTGCAGGCGCGCATCGCCTCATGGAAGGGCAATATGAACTCGCCCGCGACCGCCGCGCCGCCCGACCCGGAACTGCAGCTCGTCCAGCCCAAGCCGGCCGCGATCAAGCTGCCGGAGAAGTTCCCCGACATGCCGTGGAAGAAGAAACCGCCCCCCGCGGCGCCGTAGCCTGAACTCAAGATGAAATCCTCCTTCGAACTGGCCATGGAGCGGCTCGCGAAGCAATCGCCGGTCGCCAAACTCACCGACTCGCAGAAGCGCCGGCTCGCCGAGCTCGATGCCGAATACAAGGCGAAGATCGCCGACCGGGAGATCTTCATCCGCGGCAAACTGCAAGAGGCCGCGGACAAGGGCGATGCCGAGGCGTTCGAGCAACTGCAGAAGCAGCTTGTCAGCGACCGCAAATCCGCCGCCGCCGAGCTCGAGGAAAGGAAGGAGCAGGTCCGCAACGAATCCAAGCCCGCTCCATGAAGTTCGAAGCTCCAGCCGGGCCGCCCAAGGGATCCACGACGGGCCGCGCCGGCAGTTTTTCCTTCACGCACCGCGCACCGCGCACCACGCTGCGCGGGTGAACGTCCTCCGGACCGCAGCCGAACTCGGCGCCGCGCCGCGCCGCGTGTGCCTCGCCATCGGCGTGTTCGACGGCGTCCACCTCGGCCACCAGCAAGTGATCCGTCAGACCGTCGCAGACGCCCGGCAGCACGAGGCGCTCGCCGTTGTGGTCACTTTCGACCGCCATCCGAACGCCGTCCTGGCACCGGAACGCACGCCGCCGCTCCTTTACTCGCTGCCGCAAAAACTCCGCGTCATCGGGTCGCTCGGCGTGGATGCGACGCTGCTCATTCGCTTCGACAAGGCGTTCAGCGAACAGACGGGCGAGGCGTTCGTCCGCTCGCTCGCCGGCGGCTTCGGGCACATCCACGGGGTGTGCGTCGGCGCGAGCTTCACTTTTGGACACCAGCGCTCCGGCACCGTGGCGTCCCTCCGCGAACTCGGCCGCGAACTCGGCTTCCAAGTCCATGGCCTGGCCGCGGTCTCGCTCGATGGCGAAGTCGTCAGCAGCACGCGCATCCGGGACGCCATCCGCGCAGGTGACCTTGATGGCGCGTCGCAAATGCTCGGCCGCGTGTGGTCGCTGTCAGGCGGCGTCGTGTCCGGCGCGCGATTCGGGCGGAAGCTCGGTTTCCCGACGGCCAACCTCGACACCGCCGGGTTGTTGCTGCCGCCGAACGGTGTTTACGCTGCGCGCGCGACCGCGGGCGGTCGCGCGCATCGCGCGGTCGTGAACATCGGCGTCCGCCCGACGGTCGCGCCCGCGGCCGCGGCGCAAGTGGAGGCGCACTTGCTCGATTTCGACGCCGACCTCTACGGGCAGGAATTGGAAATCACGTTCATCGAGAAGCTTCGTGACGAGCGCAAGTTCCCGTCGCTCGATGCGCTCAAGACCCAGATTGCCGCGGACATCTCGGCGGCACGGGCGTTGTTTGGATAGATGCGGGCTCGCGCCCGCCGGACGCCGCTACTTCTTCGCGGACAGCTTCGACTTCATGAAGTCCACCACGCCGCCGAGGATTTTCTCGCGGTCCACTCCTTGGAAATAGTGGTCGGTGTCATACCACTCGACCTTCGCGGTCGCGCCCGCGGCCTTGTGCAGCGCCTCGGCGAAGGGCGGGAAAACGATCGTGTCCTTGCGGCCGTTGATGAAGAGCAGCGGACGCGGGACGTAACCGCCGACGTTGTGCGCGGGGTCGAGCGACGGCGGCGATTTCTTGTCCGCGCCCGGCACGGGCGGGAGACCGAGGAAGCCGACGAGGTTGCCGCCGCCGCCGATGGAGGCCAGGGCCTTCACACGCGGGTCATGCGCGGAGTAAGTGATGCCGGTGATCGCGCCCCAGCTGAAGCCGATGTAGCCGAGTCGGTCCTTGTCCACGTCGTCGCGCGAGGCGAGGTAGTCGAAGGCCCGGCTGTAATCGCCGCAGTGCTGGCGAAACCACTTGTGGACGGAGGACGGGTCGAGCAACGAGGTTTTCTCCGGGCCGGCCGCGTCTTTGCGCTCGCCGCGGTTCGGCGCGTCGATGCCGAGCGCGATGACGCCTCGCGAGGCGAGGATGCGGCAGGTCTGCACGATGTATTCGGCTTGTTTCTTGTCGCCAATGCCGTGCTGCACCAGCACGGCGGGCGCGCGGCCCGTGGGGTTTCGCGGAAGGTAGAGGTGTCCCGGCACGCGATCGCCCTCGATGCCGTTGAACTCGACGCGGACGAGCGTGAATGAGTCCCGCTGGTCGAGTTGCTTTGCCTCGGCCTGCAGCGGCGAGGCGTGGTCCACCCGGAACGGCGCCTCGGCGGAACGGGACGCGGCGGGGGCGGACGCAACCAACACAAGCGCAATGAGTCGGCGAAGCATGGCGAGTTGATGCCCTGCCGCGGGGCGGACGTCAAGCCGCGTGGTCCCGACATCCCGGCACTTGCGCGCTTGCGCAACGGCACGCCGCGCCTAGACTGGCGGCCCATCGAGTCCGGCCGCGTTGGGCCGGGCCGGGTCGAACATGAACCAGCGCGCCGTCCATTACTTCGACAACAACGCCACTACGCGCATCGCGCCGGAGGTGTTCGAGGCAATGCGCCCGTTTCTCACGGACCTCTGGGGCAATGCATCGAGCGGTTACCACTTCGGGCGGCAAGTCGCCCGGCATGTTGACACCGCGCGCGAACAGCTCGCCGCGATGCTCAACGCCGAGCCGGGCGAAATCGTCTTCACGAGCTGCGGGACCGAGTCGAGCAACGCCGCGCTGCACAGCGCGCTGGTCACCCAACCCGGCCGGCGCCACGTGCTCACCACGGCCGTCGAACATTCGGCGAACATGAACTTCGGCGCCTACCTCGATCGCCGCGGCTACGAAGTCACCTACCTGCCGGTTGATTCCGACGGCGCGCTCGACCTGCACCTGGTCGAGAAGTCCATCCAGCCCGACACCGCGATCGTGTCCGTGATGTGGGCGAACAACGAGACCGGCGTGCTGTTCCCGATCGAGGAGATCGCCGCAATCTGCCACAGCAAGGGCGCGATCTTCCACACCGACGCGGTGCAAGTCGCGGGCAAGCTGCCGATTGATGTTCGCGCGCTCGATTGCGATTTCCTTTCACTCTCCGCGCACAAGATGCATGCGCCGAAGGGGATCGGCGCGCTCTTCGTGAAGCGCAACGCCAGGTTTCAACCCTATCTCATCGGCGGCCAGCAGGAACGCGGGCGCCGCGCAGGCACCCAGAATGTCCCCTACATCGTCGGCTTCGGCCGGGCGGCCGAACTCGCGACGGCGAACCTGCGCGAGGAAGACACGCGCATCCGCGGACTCCGCGACCGCTTCGAGCAGGCCGTCCTCTCGATGATTCCAACCTGCGTGCGCAATGGCGCGAAGGAACCGCGGCTTCCAAACACGAGCAACATCGCCTTCGAATCCGTGGAGGCCGAGGCGGTGCTGATGCTGCTCGACCAGGAAGGCATCTGCGCATCGAGCGGTTCCGCGTGCACGACGGGCTCGCTGCATCCGTCGCACGTGCTCACCGCGATGGGCGTGAACGCGCGCCGCGCCCGCGGAAGCGTCCGGTTCAGCTTCGGCATTGACAACACAGCCGCCGAGCTCGACCACTTGCTCGCCAAGCTCCCGCCCATCATTGCGAAGCTGCGGGCGATGCCCCCGACGAGGCCGCAATCCGCCGCCGCCGCGTCCCACGACCACGCCGGGACGGACCCGAGGATGGCCGGCGAACCCGTCGAGGCTTGACCCGTCCACGAGCGCGGCTTGCTCCGAGTGCCCGACCTCATGGCCGAATCCACGCATCCCGCCGCTTCACCGATGCCCAAGCGTCCCGCCTCCGACCCCGGGCGCACCGTGGACATGCACGTTCACATCGTGGGCAATGGCTCCGCCGGCACGGGTTGCTGGGTGCGCGTGCTGCCTTCGAAATGGCCGCTCTATTCCGTGATGCTCCGGCACATCGGCCTGCCCGTGTCCGCGTTGAAGGGCGATCTCGACCGCCTCTATGCCGACCGGCTTGCGCAGCTCGCGCGCGAGTCGTCGCTCGATGCCATTGTCATCCTCGCGCAGGAACAGGTTTACGACGAACAAGGCCGGCTGATGAAGGGCGTGGGAAGCGCCTACGTGCCGAACGACTACGTGCTCCGGCTCGCGCGCGACAACCCGGCCTTCCTTCCCGCGGTCTCGATTCATCCCGCCCGCGCGGACGCCCTGGAGGAACTCGACCGCTGCCTCGCGGGCGGTGCCGTGATGATGAAAATCCTCCCGAACTGCCACAACATCGACTGCAACCTGCCGCGCTACCGGAGGTTTTGGGAGCGGATGGCCGAGTCGGGACTGCCGCTGCTCGCGCACACGGGGGGCGAACACACGATGGAGGTTGTCCGCCCCGACCTCGCGGACCCGCGCGGGCTGGTGCTGCCGCTCGAGTGCGGCGTCACCGTCATCGCCGCGCATTGCGCGACCAAGAGCGGGCTGTTCGACCC
This genomic window from Verrucomicrobiota bacterium contains:
- a CDS encoding amidohydrolase; translation: MNRRQFFERSATAIAATLAPPTLSPAAPASAAPVVDTHLHCFAGKDDARFPYHERAPYRPEKSATPEHLLKCMDGAGVDFAVIVHPEPYQDDHRYLEHCLAVGGRRLKGTCLLFADKPGSVDALSALARQLGDRLVAARIHAYAPDRLPPLGKPELRAFWRAAADAGLMVQLHFEPRYAAGFEPLIEEFKQTRVIIDHLGRPLQATIEEHARVVRWSRFPNTVMKISSLPEPAQYPHRDVRPIVRQIADAFGADRLIYGGGFGEDATPASYRGYREKVAALLGHLPPADIAKVLGGTAARLYGFAGRAAR
- a CDS encoding Gfo/Idh/MocA family oxidoreductase gives rise to the protein MNRRHFIKSSSAIGAMVAAGTPPAVFAQGSPGERLVVGVIGLSRGLAHVSGHLGVKNVEVGYVCDVDKNRAAGGLKAVSGKQEREAKSVGDFRRILEDKSVDAVSIAMPNFWHAIAAIMAIQAGKHVYVEKPGSHNPWEAEQLVAAAAKHNRKVQMGNQRRSYPNVIEGIQKLREGAIGRVLFSRTWYNNARRDIKKGKPAPVPDTLDWTLWQGPTPERPYKDNLHPYNWHWHWHYGGGELANNGIHALDVSRWGLGVDYPRRVTFLGSRYHFDDDQETPDTGSAVFDFGKSGASWDDSSCNARKGEKIPFVSFYGDGGSMIMTGGNDYTIFDMDGKEVSKKTGGPGGGDLPHFQNFADAIRKNTPLNSPIVEGQKSTMLCHLGNIALRSGTVLNVDPKTGRILNNPEAQKFWKREYRPGWEPKV
- a CDS encoding amidohydrolase: MSRSPVAPPLPHRMKTTRREFLSGVWAAAAASAAGCATISVPEVTGPLIDTHTHFYDPARPQGVPWPGRNDPLLYRTVLPKDYRALPQPRRVTGTVVVEASPWIEDNQFILDLAAKDPFIVGFVGNLPEDSAEFRAGLKRFATNPLFRGIRIVHPRVVKSLADPAKLADLALLVEHDLELDLNGGPALLAAADRLAAALPGLRIVINHVANVKIDGKAPPADWLRGMDACARHPKVFCKVSALVEGTGRTDGTAPRDVEFYRPVLDAVWERFGAMRLIYGSNWPVSERFASCATVQQVVLDYFTAKGSSAAARFFSANARAAYKWVARPA
- a CDS encoding glucosamine-6-phosphate isomerase, giving the protein MARKLSSIAPDWWDYTTLDSGIIAAAAKLTVEKLQRLTRPGFKVVLYDTLEDFYLAEALEYITAWKQSTPDNPVGICGPIGPTEQLPLVARIVNELGLGIRSAHFWGMDEWFLDGRETPVSHPLSFEKADREMCFSRIRRELVMPDANLHFPKGDTRAYRASWDSGVRCAVMQGGQGDVKHWAFNDPPRRAGKWKHSPPPPAEYRKLATRVVDLHPLTVAQNARTSGGGNISLVPTQAISVGPVETWKAEKVSIWHAGTHDNPFGQRLTAFMISQKLPDSSVPMSLLADHPNVQFNYYRGGIGTCDVEMH
- a CDS encoding thiazole synthase, which translates into the protein MSKLVIAGREFRSRLILGTGKFSSPVAMRAALDASGCELVTVALRRADLSGKGDPFANILDFIDPKRYLLLPNTSGAMTADEAVRLARLAAAAGLPKWVKLEIHPDPRYLLPDPVETLRGAELLVKEGFTVLPYINADPVLAKRLQDAGCATVMPLGSPIGSNRGLQTRDQLRIIIEQATVPVVVDAGIGAPSHAAEAMELGADAVLVNTAIAVAGDPSRMAAAFKLAVEAGRGAFEIGLAAQQLTAGATSPMTAFLDTP
- the rfaE1 gene encoding D-glycero-beta-D-manno-heptose-7-phosphate kinase, giving the protein MKRRVHTISVPRVRRLLAAGARARVLVVGDVMLDQFIWGRVSRISPEAPVPVVEFERESFMPGGAANVARNLTALGATAELFGVTGHDAGARQLLGLLGEQRVGCGGLLPVASRITTKKIRVIAHHQHVARVDRESREELDAKAARRLLEAAAEAVPDSDAVIVGDYGKGVVTQSLLDGLRRVCKARGVWLSLDPKPVHHLDLRGLSLVTPNRKEAFELAGVPQSPRDIPPLEDEALLGVGDKLLRDLQCALLLITLGEHGLLLCQRGQRPFHVGTMAREVFDVSGAGDTVIATFTLAIAAGASPVEAALLANHAAGVVVGKVGTATVTPAELADSFRREP